TGACACAGGTAGTATTTGTAAGCCCTGCACATGAAATATTTGTACACAACAGACTAATGGATTTCTTACCTGGCCTTGGGGTTGGCTTTCTCCACCAAGCGTCTGCGCGCttcctccaagcagatgagGGGGTTGGGCTGGGGCAGAACGGGCATCTGTGTGTCCTGCATGAAGGGCTGCATGGGCCGCACCTCTGCCGTCACCGCTGGCCGCTCCATCGATGTTGGACGGGACGTGTTGTACGCCAAGGGTTTCTTCGCGGAGCTGGAGCTTGCTTTTCCAGAGCTGCTTGTAAAGGGAAGAAAGAAATGTCAGTTTTCTAACATACATTTAACTACTTAAGCATCAAAAATGCAGTTTAACAACTAAACCTTGTACATAAATCTTTGGAAGGAAGCACAGGAAATGTACCTTCTGTGGGCTGCTTGGGAAGCTGTCTTGGATGACCGTTTGGACTTTGGCTCTCTGATGTTCATCCCCCCTCTGTACCTCTCCCTCTCACCTTCCTCCATCCAGTCCCACACCTTGCCAAATCTGGAGGTTAAAATCAAAAGTTAATATTAATATATGTTTCACAGGATAATCAGAACTGATGATTAACACTAATGGTGTGGCTAAGTTAATACTTCCTGGTATCTGGTGGCTTGAGGGCTATTCTAGGTGAAGTTACAAGACCTAAATATTTTCAAACATGAGAAAGAGATGTGAGAGACACATCTGATGGCCATATGGCAGACCACAAATGTGCCGCTACCTGTGCCtggtggttgccatggcaacaatgatGCACCTCTGACTGGCCAATGTTTGTCTGCTGGCACAGCGACCTTTGTAACACGACCGTGCTTATTTTGGGAAGATAGTTCACTTCCGTTTGGTAAAACTGGCTCCCAGACCTAGCCACCTGCTCTGCCATCTTGTGTGCCGATCACACACAGCTCAAATATTGGCCCCAACTAACTCCTACCCCCCGCGTCAAGGCTAATGGTACTTTGATAAGGTGCCATAGTCATCTAGGCCAGAAATGCCATCTGTGGCTGTTGGAAAGCCATCGGCCAGGGAATTTCACACGTAGGAATGGCCACCCCAACTTCCTGCACCCTGCCAGCTTCAAAAGGATTGCTGGCAAACCCATAAACTGTGAGCAGCAAGTTCAGACTGAGCACAAGTTTTATCCATATGGGTCAACACAAGAGACCAGTGAACTACTGACCTATCCGTCTCCACGGGCAGAGCCAGGAACGGTTCGCCCTCCTCTTTCCTCCCGCCGCCACGCTTCCCCAGAACATCTCTCCGTCCCTCCCGTCGCAGGGACTCCGCCGTGCCGCCCATGCTGTCCTGGTGTACCCGGGACTGCGTGGTGTACATTTCTGAGTCTCTCTGTACTTTCCTCTGTGTTTCCATCTCTGTCTGTTTCTCCAACCCCTCCCTTGACTTGggatggtggtggtggtgatggTAATAATATTTATGGTAATGAGTTACAGTCTCTGCCTCCGTGACAGAAGAGTCTCCGATGCCGCTGTCCCGTTTTGAACCGTCCTTCGGTCGTGACCTGTTGTGCCAGGACGAGCCTGCGGCGCCGGCGAGCGCGCCCGGGTACGACATGTGATGGGGAACCCCTGAGATGTGACCCTTCGGTCTGACGGGAGAGTGTCTGCCCGGCGAGCGACAACCCGGCGTCTGCAGTACTCTGGACACGTGTTCGTCCAGGATAGACTCGGGGTCGTCATCGATGCTGGTGGTGTCGTCCATCAGCGGGAACAGCCTGGGCTGCGCTGGGTCCGATCCTGACGCTCCCTGAGAGTCTGATACCTGACTAGCACCACTGTCTCCCTCCTGTCAGAGTAAACAACACACATTAACATCACACACATCTACATCACACACATCAACATCACACACATCTACATCACACACATCAACATCACACACATCAACATCACNNNNNNNNNNNNNNNNNNNNNNNNNNNNNNNNNNNNNNNNNNNNNNNNNNNNNNNNNNNNNNNNNNNNNNNNNNNNNNNNNNNNNNNNNNNNNNNNNNNNNNNNNNNNNNNNNNNNNNNNNNNNNNNNNNNNNNNNNNNNNNNNNNNNNNNNNNNNNNNNNNNNNNNNNNNNNNNNNNNNNNNNNNNNNNNNNNNNNNNNNNNNNNNNNNNNNNNNNNNNNNNNNNNNNNNNNNNNNNNNNNNNNNNNNNNNNNNNNNNNNNNNNNNNNNNNNNNNNNNNNNNNNNNNNNNNNNNNNNNNNNNNNNNNNATCCAGTCGTTCCTCATTCTCCGGTCTTGTTTCACTCTCTCAAGTTTCGCTATTAACAGTTCTGCAAACTTCTTTGGCTCCATCATTTTCATCTCTTTGGGAAGCCTCTGAGTTCTCGGTTGCTGTGATGGGGAAAGACAAAATAATTAAGAATCAAGCTGAACTCTTTGTGTTTACAGAATCTTACTAGGACGCAACAGAAAATCTCTGTGCTGGTTGAGAATACTTTAGATTCCATCCGCAATACACaacagtatttttttcattaactaacattacaaaatgtaacagaaaaactTCACACAGCAAAACCTTGATGCATTacccactcaagggactgaggaACTTTGGTTGCTGGGGACAGGATAGGATTAACTATTTAGAAATGAACGGGACTGGTTCAATGTGGTTTGTGACTGTTACTCGACCAGGTGACTGAATCAATTACAAAGAGACCCTGTATGTGCATGGAGCTACTATTTGTTAACATTGTAATCTATAAACCCTCAAATTTAACAGAAATCCAAGGTGTGGGGCACCACTTACTGGAAATGGAGGGTAGCACATGACGTTGCCGTTGCGCTGGGCGTCTTGTCTCATCCCCTTCAGCTGTCTCCGCCTTCTGTGCCGATGGTTCAGGTTGGGGACCCCATCTCTGTAACACACAGAAAAGGAACAGGTTACTCACAGGAATTTCAGAGATGCGACTTTCTGAactattttctttacaaaatgtatgttacaATGATTTTAGAGCGGATGGTCTCAGAGTCTAGGCTGTCCCGATTACGATTTAATTTCGTAGTGGAAAGAGTGTTCGCGCCAGTTCCCTATTTTGTTATGGACAGATAGATGATCGCAGtgcttttgagtttgcagtgaagcagccactacaaacacaaaaccatcgcaaacatttctgcatttacagtaacttgccAAGTTGTTTGTAGGTCCTATTCTAAGTACCTAAGAGcttcctcccccccccccccatccccatCTATCAATGTAACCTGACCCAATCCTACTTGCCTGTGATCACATGGTCTGACCCAGGCGCTCTGGTCAAATTCTACAGTCCCAAGTCAACAACATAACCTGCAATCCTCCGTGCCACACAACTGGAGTCTACTTTCACAGGAATTCCCTTCCCCTGACAGTCATTCCCTAACAGTGGAGCAGTGGCCGGAAAACCATCCCTGGGTGCTCTTTGGGCCGTAAAAATTGTCCTGGCTTCCCTTATTTACAGATAGCTGGCATAACTTCCAGTCTCCTGAAGTGCCTCGGTATGTGCACACACAATTTCCGGGGACAATTTGGTGCATGTTTTTACACTTCCAGAGAGGTGAGTAATGCTATCAGTAACCTCTTTGCTTGAGTTGAACTCCCCTGAATTGAAAGTTCTTCTGTGACGGTAATCAACAATAAGTTTAATGAAGGTAAACAACAATTTTTAACTCTATATCCACACACAAAATTACCCCTTGAACTGGTAATACTGTGTTGGAGTGGAAGTGGACAGCTGTTAGTTTCAGTAAAAAAGGAAAgcttgaaacagaaaaaagtTCACCTCTACTGATTCTCTTCTATCTATGCTTCAGTAAATgcagtgattttattttgctgcaAGGAGAACATGGAGGGTTAACAGTGGCTGGGTTCATGGTAGCACCTTATTGCAGTTGTACTGGGGTTCATGGTTAGGAGGTCACTACAAAAACTGTGGAACATAAAATCCACTGCTTATGTGAAATATAGAAAGTTTTCCCTGTATATTGAGTATGGGGGCATGTGTACCATCTAATATCTTACTATCAgccaaaattgcaaaaccatAGACAAGTGGTGTAAGTTTCTGACATGTGCAAAAATATTTCTGGTGATCAAAATAAGTACTCTGTGGTTCAAGGCCTCATCCTGCTGCCTGCTTTTTGCACTAATTTGCAGGACTGCTTGGAATGTTGATGAATGGAAAGTGTACCCTCTGCCAAATGAAATCTGGATGTCTGCATGGAGTGACAGAGATCATCATTTGGAACCAACCATTCTATCCAAAACATGgttacaaaaatacaagattTTCTCCTTTACAGGATTTTTTCAATaaataatttgccatggcaacatatcTGCACCAATGCTTTTCCAGCTTGACTCTTAtgatgaaactttttttctctATTTGTCACAACAAAAACTGTCTTTTCAGTATTCCATTGCCATATATCCAATGCTAAGGCACAACACCTTTTCTCAAGTACAAAAAATATGGTAGATGGACAACATAATTATACAGTTTACTTGCCTCTCATTTGGGTTCTATTCAATGGACTTACAATGGAAGGTAACTTCCACAAGCTTCACATCCTAAGTTTAGCCTGGGGGCCAGGGCAGGCTTTGTGGAGATGAAAAGGGCTGTCCTGCTGTGAATAATTCTCCCTCCACCAGAGCTGAGTGCCCTTCCTTTGCACCCTGGACACCCAAGACTGGTGTGTCTTTCACTAGCACAGGATTCACATTCAAATCAAAAGCCCCACTAAGCAACAAACATCCAGAATGCATCTCACAGCATGGTTTGTGAAAAACACATTGCACATCTTTTCAGTTACCCCCTCGTCTCTTATTGGATACAGCATCAACCACAGgttaaaataaaacagaaataggGCTAAAGAAAGATGCAGAGATGGTAACAAAAGCTTTTCTGTGGTATGGTGGCATAGTAGTGTGATATCAGGACACCTACAAAAAGGATATaaagcacacacacatcactaccagtgtgtgtgtgcatgtgtgtgtgcatgtgtgtgtgtttctgagcTATGATACTAGAATCAGAGAACCATCCTTAGCATTTAGAGAAACTTACAAGTCAATGCTGCTGTCCGTCAGCGACATGGTGTCATCAGTCTGTTCACTGGACAAGCTCTGGATCTCAGAATCATTCGCCGATGTTGCAGGTGCGGGTGCGTACGTCTGGTGATACGGGTTCCCTCCTCTGGTCAATCTACATTGAAAATAGAAGTACAACTTTAATTCCAGTGTATATTTTTGCATATATGACCATAACATGTGTATTTCAGCAGGTTTTACACCACAGTAAAAAGGTGTGCAATCACATTGACTAATGACGATGATGACAAAGGTGTGGTTAAAATCTTCTTAAGTTATTTCCTTCCTTTAAACCTAGCACACGCAAAAAATGAAAGACTTTGCTGAAATttgtaaaaagtaaaatatgTAGATAGTACTAAGTATACCCATTTGGGTTAAGATTCTGATACAAAGTTTTAGGCAGTTGAGCAGTAAGTGATTATATAGTTGGAAAAGCACTTTCACTAAAGGAGAGGGGGGATATATGACTAGGTTTCTACCATGTCCCAGATTTATTTGCTAGAATATGGAGCCTTGGTCTTATGTCTTCTATAGGCCCACCCCTGCACACAGGGTGCCCAGTTTGAATGTCTGTCTAAACAAGACTGATTTGTAGTTTAGGTGCAAGGTTTGGCAGTGACGTCACAGCCCGCATTCTCACCACTACAGGAACACAGATTGGAAGCAAAAACAGGACCACAAAATTTCCATTTCTTCATAATTTACCAGGTAGAAAAGGCTAAGAAAAGTGTTAAAATGAGCGCTTTTGGGCAAAAGCAGTGATTGTTTATTatccaaattacaaatatttgttgGTGTCTGTCTGCAAACCGCAAACAGAGGGTGTTGTTCATCTCCAAACAACCACCACTACAATACCCCCCTGACACTTTTATAGACCTTGGGACGATGAGTGGCCATGTTTACTGGGCTGACTCCCCTCCTGTGAGGTTGAATAGGGCAGCCAGTCCCTTTCCTCAGGAAAAACCCAGCGGCTCTTTGGTGACACAAGGATCCCATTAGCCAAAGCAGGTTTCCCCACTGTGCCCCCCAGACTGATTCCACCCCCAGGCCATACAAGCTATGGACACCACATAGGACCCTGTGCCGCCCGCCACCACACAAATTAGCTCCAGATTTGGTATGCATGACTGTAGACAAGTACTTTTCTCAGACAGGAACCTTTCCTCTCAAGCCCTTTTGCTGGCCTCTCACACTTGAATGCCACACAAAGACTTCTGTAAGCTGCCTTTACTTGATGCAGTTGTAGGCCACAGATTCTTACATCATTATCTAGATTGACCTTTGTTTTACATGACTGATAAGGTGTCTACTTTATATGTGCCTCCAGGGAGCAATTCAGGTAACTAGAAACTTTTGCTGGGCAACAAAGCAAGAATTTTACAGTATCTGTACATCTCCCTACCTTCATCTGAAACACACACCTTTCTAAGTTTCTTTTGAAgtattttcaaattcaacacATTTCAAATTCACGTGCAGAAATAATGAGCAAATGTCCAAAAATTTGAAGGGTTAAGAGACACAAACGTTTATCTAAACTGAAACATCAGGCATTGAATATTTATCAATGGCCCTCAGTCACTGAtatctgtttgttgtttgtgtaaTCAGATTATCTTTTCTTGTCATGACAGAAAGATTATATCCTATCAAAAAACGTTGATTTCATTGGGTTAAAAGACTCCAGCAGAAGGGAGTGTTGAAATATAGTGTGTAGTAAGAAGCAAGGTGTTGAGAGTGTAGGGGGACTACAGACAGCACTGTCCTGGAAGATATACCCAAACAAACAAGGCTCCCAGGATCACCCCAATctcttactgtaaatgcatttaagtttgctgtgatTAGCTTTCGGGGCAGTGTGAAAATGGGAGTATTCgcagtagcgccatagactgtagtcaaaaactataatggaaaaattttcacagtggttttaagtttgcggtgaagtggccaccattAAAACCGAGAGCATAAAACCACCaccaacatttcttcatttacagtaaGCGATCTGGTTGAGAACACTGGGGTAGGGATACCTATATCCTGCACTGACAAGAACAAGCTCTACTTGTGTATGTAGTAATGTGCAGAGCTACATTCAACTGAATTTGTCTTTACTAAATGAACAAAACTCAGACAGTACTACAGTACCCTTGCCTGGCTAACAGAACCCTTATGAAGGGTCAGTGTTTAGGTAAGACTACATCTTAGTTTCTGAACAAGGTGGAATTTGGATGGACAGAAAGGCCATTCTTTCATGGCTTAGCCCATGTGGATGCTTATGTTATGCCCCCATGTATGCTGGCCACACTGGCTGACCATTGACTAAACAGTTCTGTGCAACCATGCAGCACCAGGCATGGATAATGAGACTACCAATACTTGAGCTGCAATCTTCACCACTACTGTCTACTTCATAGCAGTAGGTAAGATTATGAAGAAAATAAGTGCATACCTTTCTCTGTCTCTGCTCTCACTCCTGAGCCTTATCTGTGAGGTAGCAAAAAGGTGTTCTGCCGTCAGCGGAAGCGTCGTCCGCGTCTCCATCGTGTCTTCGGTACTAAGTTCGACATTTTCATGTAGCGTTGGCAAAGGAGCCAATATGACTCCCGTTGTCAAGTTTCCCACATTACCGGACGTGTTCGCCAGTTCCGTCACTACTTGGTTGGGCGAGACTTCCCCACCATTTCTGCAGTACTGAAGGTAGATGTCACTCTCCAAGAACATTCTGTATGCATTTTCCTCCATGAACTTTTCTATTTCCAACTGGGCCTGGTCAAATATGGATATGTCCAATGGCTTACAATCAATATTTTTGGCTAAGTACTGTTTTGTCCCAGGCTTTACTCTATGAGTGAGGGTCCCTCTTCCTTCTTTGATATACTTGGTGTACACAATATTTGCTAGTCTCTGTGTTTTGTCGTCCTTGGGATCCATCTTTTTAAAGCCGTTGACAGCAAAGTAGAATTCCAAGAGATGTTTGGAGTCTTCATTCTCCAGGTATAACTTAAACAACTGGCTACCATCCTTGTCTGACAGCAATGCTTGCAGGTTTTCTGCCCAGCGTAGATACGGTGGCGTAGGTGATGCACTCCCTTCTGGTTCAAATCCCAAGTCACAGTTTGTCCGTCTGGGCGTACCCGCTGACGAATGCGAGTAGTCCGACTTTGAGTAGTCTgattttgtggagtattcacTCTTTGTGTTGCTGGAGCCACTGTGCTGGCTTCCATGGTTGGATTCGGTTTCCTCGCCTGGTACTGGCGGCCGTGCACTCGTGGGTAAGTCCTCGGTGAACTTGCTCCCCCCAGTATCCTGGAGGTATTCCTGTACACCAATACTCAtggtgggtgggaggggggcactacaGTCCCTACTCAACAAAGTTTCACCATCCAGGGGAAAGTTGGCTCACTACACTTGCTCCAAACAGATTTGTTCCTGAAATTATACACAACATAAATGTTAACTGATTGTAtataagaataaatgaataatacaCAGTTACTCAGGGGATGTGCTTTACCATACTAttgtgttttcttctttcagtaTAAAAAGTCAACATGGCTTATTTTCAACACCACCAGTTATCTACAACATACATGAGGCCCTCTTACATACATTATAGTGACTATAATCTTAACTAATTCAACGGTAGTACTTCGTGATTAAGAGACATAGCCAACCCTACACAGTGGCTCTAGTTGTGAGGATTTGAATTTGCGGCTGGATGAAAATAGACATGCATTGCATTTTCTTTCTGTCGGCGGCAACCAAATGCCCTCTAAATGAGTCTACCACACAGAGACATTTTTCATGCAAATGTTCCTGACAAGCGGCAAACTAAAGCACAACAAACGCCACTGATATTCAAATCACACCACTCACGGACTACTTTGCGGTAGAACAAAGTCGGAacaatgtcacaattataaCACTGTATATAAAAGGGTAGACCCCCTCCCATTGCCAATCAAATATGCAAGAAAACACATTGGCTTGGTGAATCCATCCTTTTTAATATATTTTAGaaactgaaatgaaaatatatttgctGGTCCAAACCGTTCCTCCTCCCATGTGGGGGTGTTGTGTATTTCAGAGGTCATGTATTCCAAATGCAATCCTTGCTTTTGAAACGGATCTGTTTTGAAGGGACCGAGTGCTGGGGGTCATACCGCGGGTCACGGACATTTCGCACGCTAAAATCCAGCCCCATGCCTCTCTCAGGCAGAGTTTTCCAATTATTTCCATCACACCACACAGTCACTATTCGCCAAGAAGTGTATTTTTTTGCTTCCTATCTAGACAA
This genomic stretch from Branchiostoma floridae strain S238N-H82 chromosome 13, Bfl_VNyyK, whole genome shotgun sequence harbors:
- the LOC118429299 gene encoding axin-1-like, with the protein product MSIGVQEYLQDTGGSKFTEDLPTSARPPVPGEETESNHGSQHSGSSNTKSEYSTKSDYSKSDYSHSSAGTPRRTNCDLGFEPEGSASPTPPYLRWAENLQALLSDKDGSQLFKLYLENEDSKHLLEFYFAVNGFKKMDPKDDKTQRLANIVYTKYIKEGRGTLTHRVKPGTKQYLAKNIDCKPLDISIFDQAQLEIEKFMEENAYRMFLESDIYLQYCRNGGEVSPNQVVTELANTSGNVGNLTTGVILAPLPTLHENVELSTEDTMETRTTLPLTAEHLFATSQIRLRSESRDRERLTRGGNPYHQTYAPAPATSANDSEIQSLSSEQTDDTMSLTDSSIDLDGVPNLNHRHRRRRQLKGMRQDAQRNGNVMCYPPFPQPRTQRLPKEMKMMEPKKFAELLIAKLERVKQDRRMRNDWEGDSGASQVSDSQGASGSDPAQPRLFPLMDDTTSIDDDPESILDEHVSRVLQTPGCRSPGRHSPVRPKGHISGVPHHMSYPGALAGAAGSSWHNRSRPKDGSKRDSGIGDSSVTEAETVTHYHKYYYHHHHHHPKSREGLEKQTEMETQRKVQRDSEMYTTQSRVHQDSMGGTAESLRREGRRDVLGKRGGGRKEEGEPFLALPVETDRFGKVWDWMEEGERERYRGGMNIREPKSKRSSKTASQAAHRSSGKASSSSAKKPLAYNTSRPTSMERPAVTAEVRPMQPFMQDTQMPVLPQPNPLICLEEARRRLVEKANPKASSRHVVDSGARKDKGKLPQSKVVPAVSDMEPEEEPKERKQPIKKPASTMSVSGDNTVVGYYFCGEPIPYRTTLPGKDITLAIFKNSITKRGNYRYFFKCTSTEFGSNAVYQEVTEDEDLLPLWEGKIVGKVERIE